One genomic segment of Gossypium arboreum isolate Shixiya-1 chromosome 3, ASM2569848v2, whole genome shotgun sequence includes these proteins:
- the LOC108475258 gene encoding verprolin-like produces MVHKISLNMFLSLILIFALVVLSDAARPRHLGNENGIMSKEKMALGKEEEAKSNFREMKNLPPFPFPFPDMPFAPPVQFPPFPFPLPPPFEVPSVPSFPFAPLTFPPIPYFSPPPLPLHP; encoded by the coding sequence ATGGTTCATAAAATAAGTCTAAATATGTTCTTAAGCCTCATTCTTATTTTTGCTCTGGTCGTCCTGAGCGATGCAGCTCGCCCTCGTCATCTCGGAAATGAAAATGGAATAATGTCAAAGGAGAAGATGGCTTTGGGAAAGGAAGAGGAAGCTAAAagcaactttagggagatgaaAAACTTGCCACCTTTTCCCTTTCCTTTTCCGGACATGCCATTTGCACCACCAGTTCAATTTCCGCCATTTCCATTTCCACTTCCACCACCCTTCGAGGTTCCAAGCGTTCCCAGTTTTCCTTTCGCTCCTCTCACTTTTCCTCCCATCCCATACTTTTCACCCCCTCCTCTTCCTCTTCATCCATAG